A window of Streptomyces marispadix contains these coding sequences:
- a CDS encoding LamB/YcsF family protein, producing MIDLNADLGEGFGRWRLTDDEALLTSVTSANVACGFHAGDPVTMRRVCERAAAEGVRIGAQVSYRDLAGFGRRSMDVPAAELAAEVAYQIGALEIFARAAGAGVAYVKPHGALYNRCVRDSVQAAAVVEGVRTAGAPLPVLGLPGSELHAAATAAGLPVIDEAFADRGYRPDGTLVPRSEPGAVLTDPGQVLARSVAIAAGKDITAVDGTPLRLAARSLCVHGDTPDAASLARRIRDELAGAGITVRAFV from the coding sequence ATGATCGACCTCAACGCGGACCTGGGCGAGGGCTTCGGCCGTTGGCGGCTCACCGACGACGAAGCCCTGCTGACCTCCGTCACCAGTGCGAACGTCGCCTGCGGCTTCCACGCGGGCGATCCCGTCACCATGCGCCGCGTCTGCGAGCGTGCGGCGGCCGAGGGCGTGCGGATCGGGGCCCAGGTCTCCTACCGGGACCTGGCCGGATTCGGGCGCCGCAGCATGGACGTGCCCGCAGCGGAGCTGGCCGCCGAGGTCGCCTATCAGATCGGCGCCCTGGAGATCTTCGCCCGCGCCGCCGGTGCGGGCGTCGCATATGTGAAGCCGCACGGCGCGCTCTACAACCGCTGTGTCCGCGATTCCGTACAGGCCGCCGCGGTCGTGGAGGGCGTACGAACTGCCGGTGCGCCCCTGCCGGTTCTCGGGCTGCCCGGGTCCGAACTGCACGCCGCGGCCACCGCCGCCGGACTGCCCGTGATCGACGAGGCGTTCGCGGACCGCGGCTACCGGCCCGACGGCACGCTCGTGCCCCGCAGCGAGCCGGGCGCCGTGCTCACCGACCCCGGCCAGGTCCTCGCCCGCTCCGTCGCCATCGCCGCGGGCAAGGACATCACCGCCGTCGACGGCACGCCGCTGCGGCTGGCCGCCCGCTCGCTGTGCGTACACGGAGACACCCCCGACGCGGCCTCGCTGGCCCGGCGGATACGTGACGAACTGGCCGGCGCCGGAATCACGGTGCGGGCCTTCGTATGA
- a CDS encoding glycosyltransferase family 4 protein, translating into MPGTPAPAAAYGGGRGERPLRIALLTYKGNPFCGGQGVYVRHLSRELARLGHTVEVIGAQPYPVLDEGVTLTELPSLDLYRQPDPFRTPKRDEYRDWVDMLEVATMWTGGFPEPLTFSLRARRHLAARRGEFDVVHDNQTLGYGLLGDLGAPLVTTVHHPITVDRRLDLDAARNRRARASVRRWYGFTRMQRRVARRLPSVLTVSGSSRGEIVEQLGVRPERVHVVHIGADTGLFSPDASVPEVPGRIVTTSSADVPLKGLVHLVEALAQVRTEVPEAHLVVVGRRPEKGPVAEALRRHGLGHAVEFVKGISDAELAGLVRGAQIACVPSLYEGFSLPAAEAMATGTPLVATTGGAIPEVAGRDGETCLAVPPGDSGALAVALGRLLGDAGLRARLGAAGRERVLRKFTWEQAARGTVAHYREAMAQRPRAARALGDTEAGLADPHGTTEIPEAAAAPACVPH; encoded by the coding sequence CTGCCCGGCACACCCGCCCCGGCGGCGGCCTACGGCGGCGGCCGTGGCGAGAGACCCCTGCGCATCGCGCTGCTGACGTACAAGGGCAATCCGTTCTGCGGCGGGCAGGGCGTCTACGTACGGCATCTCTCCCGTGAACTGGCCCGGCTCGGCCACACGGTCGAGGTGATCGGCGCCCAGCCCTACCCGGTGCTCGACGAGGGCGTCACGCTCACCGAGCTGCCCAGTCTGGATCTCTACCGGCAGCCCGACCCGTTCCGTACCCCGAAGCGCGACGAGTACCGGGACTGGGTGGACATGCTGGAGGTGGCCACGATGTGGACCGGCGGCTTCCCCGAGCCGCTGACCTTCTCCCTGCGCGCACGTCGCCATCTGGCCGCTCGCCGGGGCGAGTTCGACGTCGTGCACGACAATCAGACGCTCGGCTACGGGCTGCTCGGCGACCTCGGCGCCCCGCTCGTCACGACCGTCCACCACCCCATCACCGTCGACCGGCGGCTCGATCTGGACGCGGCGAGGAACCGCCGCGCCCGCGCCTCGGTGCGCCGCTGGTACGGCTTCACGCGGATGCAGCGGCGGGTGGCACGGCGGCTGCCGTCGGTGCTGACGGTCTCCGGCTCGTCCCGTGGGGAGATCGTCGAACAGCTCGGTGTACGGCCGGAACGCGTGCACGTCGTGCACATCGGCGCCGACACCGGCCTCTTCTCGCCAGATGCGTCCGTGCCGGAGGTCCCCGGCCGGATCGTGACCACCTCCAGCGCGGACGTGCCGCTGAAGGGCCTGGTGCATCTGGTCGAGGCGCTGGCGCAGGTGCGTACGGAGGTGCCCGAGGCACATCTGGTGGTCGTGGGACGGCGCCCCGAGAAGGGCCCGGTGGCCGAAGCCCTGCGACGCCACGGACTAGGCCACGCCGTGGAGTTCGTCAAGGGCATCAGCGACGCCGAACTCGCCGGACTGGTGCGCGGTGCGCAGATCGCCTGTGTGCCGTCGCTCTACGAGGGCTTCTCGCTTCCGGCGGCCGAGGCGATGGCGACCGGTACGCCGCTGGTGGCCACGACGGGCGGCGCCATTCCCGAAGTCGCGGGCAGGGACGGCGAGACGTGCCTGGCGGTGCCGCCGGGCGACTCCGGCGCGCTGGCCGTCGCACTCGGGCGGCTGCTGGGCGACGCCGGGCTGCGTGCACGTCTCGGGGCCGCGGGCCGGGAGCGTGTGCTGCGCAAGTTCACCTGGGAGCAGGCGGCACGCGGAACGGTGGCGCACTATCGCGAGGCGATGGCTCAACGGCCGCGTGCGGCACGTGCGTTGGGGGACACGGAGGCCGGACTCGCGGACCCGCACGGCACAACCGAGATCCCGGAGGCCGCGGCGGCGCCCGCCTGCGTACCGCACTGA
- a CDS encoding biotin-dependent carboxyltransferase family protein, whose translation MEVVRAGALTTVQDLGRPGHAHLGVPRSGALDEPAHRLANRLLGNPADAATLETTVDGCAVRVTTGGATARTRARTGTTEGAAAGTTEGTAARSGTEPKTGALAGAVTEAVVTGAPCAVTVDGRPAPWGVPFRVPDGAVVEAGPAQRGLRSYVGFSGGVHAEPVLGSRATDLLSGLGPQPLRDGARLALGGGSGGADGGRVRAGAAPDAAPWVAPPRELVLPLVPGPRADWFTDGALRTLVTGDYRVSSASNRIGLRLEGPVLERAREGELPSEGIVSGALQVPPEGRPVVFLADHPVTGGYPVIGVVVQEALAAVAQAVPGTPVRFTAVSG comes from the coding sequence ATCGAAGTCGTACGGGCGGGAGCGCTCACGACCGTCCAGGATCTGGGGCGGCCGGGCCACGCACACCTCGGAGTGCCACGCTCCGGCGCGCTGGACGAGCCCGCACACCGGCTCGCCAACCGGCTGCTCGGCAACCCGGCGGACGCCGCGACGCTGGAGACCACCGTCGACGGCTGCGCGGTGCGCGTCACCACCGGGGGTGCCACGGCGCGGACCCGTGCCCGGACCGGAACGACGGAGGGGGCGGCGGCAGGAACGACGGAGGGCACCGCGGCCCGGAGCGGTACCGAGCCCAAGACCGGGGCCCTCGCCGGGGCAGTCACCGAGGCCGTGGTGACGGGTGCCCCCTGTGCCGTCACCGTGGACGGACGGCCCGCGCCCTGGGGCGTCCCCTTCCGCGTGCCGGACGGCGCGGTCGTGGAGGCCGGTCCCGCACAACGCGGCCTGCGCAGCTACGTCGGCTTCTCCGGAGGCGTGCACGCCGAGCCGGTGCTGGGCAGCCGCGCCACCGACCTGCTCTCCGGGCTCGGACCCCAACCGCTGCGCGACGGCGCCCGGTTGGCCCTCGGCGGCGGTTCCGGCGGCGCCGACGGCGGGCGGGTACGCGCGGGTGCCGCGCCCGACGCCGCGCCCTGGGTCGCGCCGCCCCGCGAGCTGGTGCTGCCGCTGGTGCCCGGCCCACGGGCGGACTGGTTCACCGACGGTGCGCTGCGCACCCTCGTCACCGGCGACTACCGCGTCTCCTCCGCGAGCAACCGCATCGGCCTGCGCCTCGAAGGCCCCGTGCTGGAGCGGGCGCGCGAAGGCGAACTGCCCAGCGAGGGCATCGTCTCGGGAGCCCTCCAGGTGCCGCCGGAGGGCAGACCGGTCGTCTTCCTCGCCGACCATCCCGTCACCGGCGGCTATCCCGTGATCGGCGTCGTGGTGCAGGAGGCGCTGGCCGCCGTGGCGCAGGCCGTGCCCGGTACGCCGGTGCGCTTCACGGCCGTCTCGGGCTAG
- a CDS encoding prenyltransferase/squalene oxidase repeat-containing protein: MFLRRSIEAVASATALCALTAPTASAAAPPTYTAPPAYTSARHISGAAAHGHPVYDHAKPAKEPPGALYGKGDPKYDGVWRQSLALLALDAAGAEPARKAVDWLARQQCDDGSFTAYRADTGKPCDAKKTPGDTNATGAAVQALAATGGQEKAVRKALAWLDAVQNKDGGWGYNPGGPSDANSVSVVVGAYAAAGKKPEKAARDGKSPYDALTSLQLGCDAKKSSRGAFAYQPGKDGELAANDDATAAAVLAGAGSGLRAEAGPDRPLKPLSCDKGADGEEASERGDGGEAAQAGAAYLASVLDGHGGHLLAATPGAKGAPDYANTADAVIALAAAGHRAEARKSLDWLAARLGSWDKAQSDPAAIAGVMLAVHATGGDAATLKGTKLLDRLVATGPKPARMPDGEQATGGMTKEDDGSGVLRWSLLGAGLAAGAGVGFLISARRKRER, from the coding sequence ATGTTCCTGCGCCGGAGCATCGAAGCCGTGGCGTCGGCCACCGCGCTCTGCGCCCTCACCGCGCCCACCGCCTCCGCCGCTGCCCCGCCGACGTACACGGCCCCTCCTGCGTACACGTCTGCGAGGCACATATCCGGCGCGGCGGCGCACGGGCACCCGGTGTACGACCACGCGAAGCCCGCGAAGGAGCCGCCCGGCGCGCTGTACGGAAAGGGCGACCCCAAGTACGACGGGGTGTGGAGACAGTCGCTGGCCCTGCTCGCTCTCGACGCCGCCGGAGCGGAACCTGCCCGTAAGGCCGTGGACTGGCTGGCCCGACAGCAGTGCGACGACGGCTCGTTCACGGCGTATCGCGCCGATACGGGCAAGCCGTGCGATGCGAAGAAGACCCCCGGCGACACCAACGCCACGGGCGCCGCCGTGCAGGCGCTCGCCGCCACCGGCGGGCAGGAGAAGGCCGTACGCAAGGCGCTCGCCTGGCTCGATGCGGTGCAGAACAAGGACGGCGGCTGGGGCTACAACCCGGGCGGCCCCAGCGACGCCAACTCGGTGTCGGTCGTGGTGGGTGCGTACGCCGCCGCCGGAAAGAAGCCGGAGAAGGCGGCCAGGGACGGCAAGTCGCCCTATGACGCGCTCACTTCGCTACAGCTCGGCTGTGACGCGAAGAAATCCTCGCGCGGGGCGTTCGCCTATCAGCCGGGCAAGGACGGCGAGCTGGCCGCCAACGACGACGCCACCGCCGCGGCCGTCCTGGCGGGGGCGGGTTCGGGGCTGCGGGCCGAGGCGGGACCCGACCGGCCGCTGAAGCCGCTGAGTTGCGACAAGGGAGCCGACGGGGAAGAGGCTTCCGAACGGGGCGACGGCGGCGAGGCCGCCCAGGCGGGCGCGGCCTATCTCGCGTCCGTGCTCGACGGCCACGGCGGCCACCTGCTCGCCGCCACGCCCGGCGCCAAGGGCGCCCCCGACTACGCCAACACGGCCGACGCCGTCATCGCGCTGGCCGCGGCGGGCCATCGCGCCGAAGCGCGGAAGTCCCTCGACTGGCTGGCGGCGAGGCTCGGTTCATGGGACAAGGCACAAAGCGACCCTGCCGCCATCGCGGGCGTGATGCTCGCCGTACACGCCACGGGCGGCGACGCGGCGACGCTGAAGGGCACGAAGCTGCTCGACAGGCTGGTCGCCACCGGTCCGAAGCCCGCCCGCATGCCGGACGGTGAGCAGGCGACCGGCGGCATGACAAAGGAGGACGACGGCAGCGGCGTGCTCCGCTGGTCGCTGCTGGGCGCCGGGCTCGCCGCGGGCGCGGGCGTCGGCTTCCTGATCAGCGCACGCAGAAAGCGGGAGCGATGA
- a CDS encoding class I SAM-dependent methyltransferase encodes MLTVDFSRFPLAPGDRVLDLGCGAGRHAFECYRRGARVVALDRDAGEIREVAKWFAAMAEAGEAPAGATATAMEGDALALPFPDDSFDVVIISEVMEHIHDDKGVLAEMVRVLRPGGRIAVTVPRYGPEKVCWALSDAYHEVEGGHIRIYRGDELLAKMRESGLRPYGTHHAHGLHSPYWWLKCAFGVERDGDDAALPVRAYHRLLVWDIMKKPLATRLAEKALDPLIGKSFVAYATKPHLPGGSSPYEEPVGARSGAQPHARAEGREPGRAQGQEQA; translated from the coding sequence GTGCTGACCGTCGACTTCTCCCGCTTCCCGCTCGCACCGGGCGATCGCGTGCTCGACCTGGGCTGCGGCGCCGGGCGGCACGCCTTCGAGTGCTACCGGCGCGGCGCACGCGTCGTCGCCCTGGACCGCGACGCCGGGGAGATCCGCGAGGTCGCGAAGTGGTTCGCGGCGATGGCCGAGGCCGGTGAGGCGCCCGCCGGCGCCACGGCCACCGCCATGGAGGGCGACGCGCTCGCCCTGCCCTTCCCGGACGACAGCTTCGACGTCGTGATCATCTCCGAGGTGATGGAGCACATCCACGACGACAAGGGCGTGCTCGCCGAGATGGTGCGGGTGCTGCGCCCCGGCGGCCGCATCGCGGTGACGGTGCCGCGCTACGGCCCGGAGAAGGTCTGCTGGGCGCTGAGCGACGCCTACCACGAGGTCGAAGGCGGACACATCCGCATCTACCGGGGGGACGAACTGCTCGCCAAGATGCGCGAGTCCGGTCTGCGCCCCTACGGCACGCACCACGCGCACGGCCTGCACTCGCCGTACTGGTGGCTCAAGTGCGCCTTCGGCGTCGAGCGCGACGGCGACGACGCGGCCCTGCCGGTGCGCGCGTACCACCGCCTGCTGGTCTGGGACATCATGAAGAAGCCGCTGGCGACGCGTCTCGCGGAGAAGGCCCTGGACCCGCTCATCGGCAAGAGCTTCGTGGCGTATGCGACCAAACCGCATCTGCCGGGCGGGAGTTCGCCGTACGAGGAGCCCGTGGGCGCGCGGTCGGGTGCGCAGCCGCACGCACGGGCGGAGGGCCGTGAACCGGGGCGGGCGCAGGGGCAGGAGCAGGCGTGA
- a CDS encoding SCO2322 family protein, whose product MSAHTAGRAAAVIGLTLLPLAVEAPANAVQLAGPARESASGGYRYWSFWEQRGESGEWSYATQGPSALRPGDGDVLGFRFALSEDSKDAAKPRGSTAFDHVCDGTDAKPGRKRIALRIDFGTSAHAPPGERPPRPRTECATVAEDATAADALASVAEPLRYDSAALLCAIDGYPRRGCGEQVQEKGKDAGEGASDGDDADSGGSSGGGSGPVAGVAAGVAAVAALAFAAVRRSRRRP is encoded by the coding sequence ATGAGCGCGCATACGGCAGGGCGCGCCGCTGCCGTGATCGGGCTGACGCTGCTGCCCCTCGCCGTGGAGGCGCCCGCGAACGCCGTCCAACTCGCGGGACCCGCACGGGAGTCGGCCTCCGGCGGCTACCGCTACTGGTCGTTCTGGGAGCAGCGCGGCGAGTCCGGCGAGTGGTCGTACGCCACTCAGGGACCGTCCGCGCTGCGTCCCGGCGACGGCGACGTCCTGGGGTTCCGCTTCGCGCTCAGCGAGGACTCGAAGGACGCGGCGAAGCCTCGCGGCAGCACGGCGTTCGACCACGTCTGCGACGGTACGGACGCCAAGCCCGGCCGCAAACGGATCGCGCTGCGCATCGACTTCGGCACCTCCGCTCACGCACCGCCCGGCGAGCGTCCTCCCCGGCCGCGTACGGAATGCGCGACGGTCGCCGAGGACGCGACGGCGGCCGATGCGCTGGCGTCCGTCGCCGAGCCGCTGCGCTATGACTCCGCGGCGCTGCTGTGCGCCATCGACGGCTACCCCAGACGCGGGTGCGGCGAGCAGGTGCAGGAGAAGGGAAAAGACGCGGGCGAGGGCGCGAGTGACGGCGACGACGCCGATTCCGGCGGGAGTTCCGGCGGCGGTTCGGGCCCGGTGGCCGGGGTCGCGGCGGGCGTCGCCGCCGTGGCCGCCCTGGCCTTCGCCGCCGTCCGCCGTTCCCGAAGGCGACCGTGA
- a CDS encoding 5-oxoprolinase subunit B family protein encodes MPESPVVLPVGRHALLIELPGAEAAEAFHAEVLRRRAAGTLPGVTEIVPGARTVLLDGLSEPRRLAAEVTGWEIPPPQRGSEAAVEIPVRYDGPDLADVAGMWGVTPEEVGRVHAATPFRVAFCGFAPGFGYLTGLPERYHVPRRSDPRTRVPAGSVALAGPYTGVYPRSSPGGWQLIGTAVDTVLWDAGREPAALFSPGTRVRFVPQDGGRE; translated from the coding sequence GTGCCGGAGAGCCCCGTCGTCCTCCCCGTGGGGCGGCACGCGCTGCTGATCGAACTGCCCGGTGCCGAGGCGGCCGAGGCGTTCCACGCAGAGGTGCTCCGTCGCCGCGCCGCCGGGACGCTGCCCGGGGTCACCGAGATCGTGCCGGGGGCCCGCACGGTATTGCTGGACGGGCTGTCCGAGCCGCGGCGGCTGGCGGCGGAGGTGACGGGCTGGGAGATACCGCCCCCGCAGCGCGGCAGCGAGGCGGCCGTTGAGATCCCCGTCCGCTACGACGGGCCGGACCTCGCGGATGTGGCGGGTATGTGGGGGGTCACACCCGAGGAGGTCGGAAGGGTGCACGCCGCGACGCCCTTCCGTGTGGCGTTCTGCGGCTTCGCCCCGGGCTTCGGCTATCTCACGGGACTCCCCGAGCGGTACCACGTGCCACGCCGCTCCGATCCCCGTACGAGGGTCCCGGCGGGATCGGTGGCGCTCGCCGGTCCGTACACCGGGGTCTATCCGCGATCGTCGCCCGGCGGCTGGCAGTTGATCGGCACCGCCGTGGACACGGTGCTGTGGGACGCCGGGCGGGAGCCTGCCGCGCTGTTCTCGCCGGGCACACGCGTCCGGTTCGTACCCCAGGACGGCGGTAGGGAATGA
- a CDS encoding energy-coupling factor transporter transmembrane protein EcfT — protein MNEWLRAPEARRGLDLHPGAWWLWALGLATAASRTTNPLLLTLLCAVAGYVVAARRTHAPWARSYGVFLKLGLVVLAIRLCFAFLLGSPVPGSHVLVTLPELPLPDWAKGVRVGGRVTAEGLVFALYDGLKLAALLLCVGSANSLANPARLLKSLPGALYEAGVAVVVAMTFAPNLVADVRRLRAARRLRGRADKGLRAVLQVGLPVLEGALERSVALAAAMDARGYGRSAEVPRGVRRTTTLLTLGGLLGVCAGSYALLSARGAAYGLPLLLTGVVLALCGLRLGGRRSIRTRYRPEVWGPRAWLTALSGAAAGAVTIAAGGAYPEALHPPAVPLTAPELPLWPAAGLLLGLLPAFVAPVPAVPETTAGGEVSAVGSAANSAVATGTSPTTATARKAGATPPHFDKESAQ, from the coding sequence ATGAACGAGTGGCTGCGTGCACCCGAGGCCCGTCGCGGCCTCGACCTGCACCCGGGCGCCTGGTGGCTGTGGGCGCTGGGGCTGGCGACCGCCGCGTCCCGCACCACCAACCCCCTGCTGCTGACGCTGCTTTGCGCCGTCGCGGGTTATGTGGTGGCCGCACGCCGTACCCATGCGCCGTGGGCACGCTCGTACGGCGTGTTCCTGAAGCTGGGCCTCGTGGTGCTCGCCATCCGCCTGTGCTTCGCCTTCCTCCTCGGCTCCCCCGTTCCCGGCAGTCATGTGCTGGTGACGCTGCCCGAACTGCCCCTGCCCGACTGGGCGAAGGGCGTACGCGTGGGCGGCCGGGTCACCGCCGAGGGACTGGTCTTCGCCCTCTACGACGGCCTGAAACTCGCGGCGCTGCTGCTCTGCGTCGGCTCCGCCAACTCCCTCGCCAATCCCGCCCGTCTGCTGAAGTCCCTTCCCGGCGCGCTCTACGAGGCAGGCGTGGCCGTCGTGGTGGCGATGACGTTCGCTCCGAATCTGGTGGCGGACGTAAGGAGGCTGCGTGCCGCACGGCGTCTGCGGGGCCGCGCCGACAAGGGGCTGCGGGCCGTACTCCAGGTCGGACTGCCGGTGCTGGAGGGCGCGTTGGAGCGTTCGGTCGCGCTGGCCGCCGCGATGGACGCACGGGGCTACGGGCGCAGCGCCGAGGTGCCGCGCGGCGTGCGCCGTACGACGACGCTGCTCACGCTCGGCGGGCTGCTGGGCGTGTGCGCCGGTTCGTATGCGCTGCTGTCGGCACGGGGCGCGGCCTATGGTCTGCCGCTGCTGCTCACCGGTGTCGTGCTGGCACTGTGCGGGCTGAGGCTCGGCGGCCGGCGCAGCATCCGTACCCGCTATCGGCCCGAAGTCTGGGGCCCGCGTGCGTGGTTGACGGCGCTGTCGGGTGCGGCGGCGGGTGCGGTGACGATCGCGGCGGGCGGCGCGTACCCGGAGGCGCTGCACCCGCCGGCAGTGCCGCTGACGGCGCCGGAGTTGCCGCTGTGGCCGGCGGCGGGGCTGCTGCTGGGCCTGCTGCCCGCGTTCGTCGCCCCCGTCCCGGCGGTCCCCGAGACCACCGCCGGGGGCGAGGTCAGCGCGGTTGGCTCGGCGGCGAACTCGGCGGTCGCCACCGGGACTTCGCCCACGACAGCGACCGCCCGCAAGGCCGGGGCCACACCCCCGCACTTCGACAAGGAGTCCGCACAGTGA
- a CDS encoding ABC transporter ATP-binding protein: protein MIRFEQVSVTYDATAAAGTGVVMPEPALHEVDLEIPEGELCLLVGPSGVGKSTLLGTVCGLVPHFTGGTLHGRVTVAGRDTRTHKPRELADVVGTVGQDPLAHFVTDTVEDELAYGMESLGLAPATMRRRVEETLDLLGLEGLRDRPIATLSGGQRQRVAIGSVLTPHPRVLVLDEPTSALDPAAAEEVLAVLQRLVHDLGTTVLMAEHRLERVVHYADRVLLLSEPGAPARLGDPAELMALSPVRPPVVELGLLARWSPLPLSIRDARRKAGPLRDRLAAADEDAHAGSGSGTDIDAGAGAGGTGDGALPSRGPAAHGPQVADAAGPLARLRALVRDRGTRTAMPDRDAHLSTPARDKELAAPDGPQRSTGREGAGSPTAEISGVALHHGRVAALRGVDLTLAPGETVALMGRNGAGKSTLLNTLMGVHAPDAGSVTIGGPERLVPSRAHPRRLLRYAGLVPQEPRDLLYADTVSAECTAADTDAGAEPGTCRALVAELLPGVADFTHPRDLSEGQRLALALAVILTARPRLLLLDEPTRGLDYAAKARLVGILRALADEDHTTVLATHDVELAAEVAHRVVILAQGEIVADGPAAEVVTSSPAFAPQVAKVLAPEARRLTVAQVRRALGERERGTFG, encoded by the coding sequence GTGATCCGCTTCGAGCAGGTGTCGGTCACCTACGACGCCACGGCCGCCGCCGGTACGGGCGTCGTCATGCCCGAACCCGCCCTGCACGAGGTGGATCTGGAGATCCCCGAGGGCGAACTGTGCCTGCTCGTAGGACCGTCCGGCGTCGGCAAGTCCACTCTGCTGGGCACCGTCTGCGGCCTGGTCCCGCACTTCACCGGCGGTACGCTGCACGGCCGCGTCACCGTCGCGGGACGCGACACCCGTACGCACAAGCCACGCGAACTCGCCGACGTCGTGGGGACGGTCGGCCAGGACCCGCTCGCGCACTTCGTCACCGACACCGTGGAGGACGAACTCGCCTACGGCATGGAGTCGTTGGGCCTGGCACCGGCCACCATGAGGCGCCGCGTCGAGGAGACCCTCGATCTGCTCGGCCTCGAAGGACTGCGCGACAGGCCCATCGCGACTCTCTCCGGGGGCCAGCGCCAGCGCGTGGCGATCGGCTCCGTGCTGACGCCCCATCCGAGGGTGCTGGTACTGGACGAGCCGACGTCGGCACTGGACCCGGCCGCCGCCGAGGAGGTGCTGGCCGTGCTGCAACGGCTCGTGCACGACCTCGGTACGACCGTGCTGATGGCCGAGCACCGGCTCGAACGTGTCGTGCACTACGCGGACCGGGTGCTGCTGCTGAGTGAGCCCGGCGCGCCGGCCCGACTGGGCGATCCCGCCGAGCTGATGGCACTCTCCCCGGTGCGGCCGCCCGTGGTCGAACTGGGCCTGCTGGCGCGATGGTCGCCGCTGCCGCTGTCCATACGGGACGCCCGCCGCAAGGCGGGACCGCTGCGCGACAGGCTCGCGGCGGCGGACGAGGACGCGCACGCGGGCTCTGGGTCCGGGACCGATATCGACGCCGGTGCCGGAGCCGGGGGCACGGGCGACGGTGCGCTCCCGTCCCGCGGTCCGGCCGCCCACGGCCCTCAAGTGGCCGACGCCGCAGGGCCTTTGGCGCGGCTGCGGGCACTCGTACGCGACCGCGGCACACGTACCGCGATGCCCGACAGGGACGCACACCTCTCAACTCCTGCCAGGGACAAGGAGCTTGCGGCGCCGGACGGCCCACAGCGGTCCACGGGCCGCGAAGGGGCCGGGTCCCCCACGGCGGAGATCTCCGGGGTCGCCCTCCACCACGGCCGCGTCGCCGCCCTCCGAGGGGTGGACCTCACGCTCGCCCCGGGAGAGACCGTGGCCCTCATGGGCCGCAACGGCGCAGGCAAATCCACCCTCCTCAACACCCTCATGGGCGTTCACGCTCCGGACGCGGGATCGGTGACGATCGGCGGCCCCGAACGCCTCGTGCCCTCACGCGCCCACCCCCGCCGGCTGCTGCGGTACGCGGGCCTCGTACCGCAGGAACCGAGGGACCTGCTCTACGCGGACACGGTCTCCGCGGAGTGCACAGCGGCCGACACCGACGCCGGAGCCGAGCCCGGCACCTGCCGCGCGCTGGTCGCCGAACTGCTGCCGGGCGTGGCCGACTTCACCCATCCACGCGACCTCTCCGAGGGCCAGCGCCTCGCCCTCGCCCTCGCCGTGATCCTCACGGCCCGCCCCCGGCTGCTCCTGCTGGACGAGCCGACTCGCGGCCTCGACTACGCCGCCAAGGCCCGTCTGGTCGGCATACTGCGCGCGCTGGCCGACGAGGACCATACGACCGTACTGGCCACGCACGACGTTGAGTTGGCCGCCGAAGTCGCCCATCGCGTCGTGATACTCGCACAGGGCGAGATCGTCGCTGACGGCCCCGCCGCCGAAGTGGTCACCTCCTCCCCCGCGTTCGCCCCGCAGGTCGCCAAGGTCCTGGCACCGGAAGCGCGCCGCCTCACCGTCGCGCAGGTCCGTAGGGCGCTGGGCGAGCGGGAACGGGGGACGTTCGGATGA